The sequence below is a genomic window from Corythoichthys intestinalis isolate RoL2023-P3 chromosome 4, ASM3026506v1, whole genome shotgun sequence.
ttctgttttattgctatgtaaacatggaacccaccaaaagaaagattagactctgttctttcagcagaaaaaaaagttcatatctttttccattctttagaaatcagcattagaaaatagcttagtttgagcaattttccaatttctgatgaaaaaacagagaaattgagctttttgtgaaagcatacatttcaaacataactttgacacacagctatttttcgcttatgtgacatcccaaacatcttaataatgtttttgttctacaaaataacaaacagcaggacaaatggagcttttgatcgcaaagtaacaatttatttcacataactattgaactgttgaactatttgcgcacataacaacggggaaggctctcagctgctcccggttgaatgaggggGCTcctagtaatctgatgagtccggataaaGATCGGTCTcaccttttttcatcatcttcatcgttggttttaacctcgggctaaggagtaacgcaatgtgagctccgcagaacgcgtgtggaacctgacgccgttgtggacgtcaccgtgtctcatcaagatagattttttaaaatccttctttgacgattgtttcgttttcttttcaaaacactcctccagcgtCGTTTGCCGttttttcccgatcgttctccacatttttgtcaaattctCCCGCGTCTCCACAAGATCCCTGCAACTTCCGTTTCccaactatttttcttcacttcctttcttggcccgagatgagttcttaccaaatgcgctactgacctgcagtggccagttttattgctttaaaaaggGTTTTGAGCTTAGTGCATTGTATCCTAGATACAGCGGAACCTATAcatgcctcttgtcaaaaaaaaaaaaaaaaacgcaaaaggtgtataaatacgtttttgggacactgaagcgcTTAAgagtagaacatatttatatgtttattggagcaaatgagttaagggaGCGTTCAAGACCACACATTTGGCAACAATAAAAAACACCACAATGACCTTGTTATTTTTGTACTCATCAATCGTATGTATTGTTTATCGATCTATTGGCTGCAATCAGTAACTTAAGTCCTCAGATGAAAAGTAACAAACGGTCCGCGAATGTGAGGCTTGACCACAAAACAGACAGCACATACAGAGGCattgcgtacaagggtttattgaacacacacaaaaaacacgcaatcgcgaaaagggagacaaaagaaaaaaaaactgtgaaaaCCGCGGTGAAATGCCGTAAAAgcaaagtgaaaaaaataatgttctcaaatacctgcacattgTAGAGGATTCCAAAAACCAGGGCGGCAGGCAAATGAAAAAACCCAGGCAAAATCGCTTGTTCACCTGGAAGAAAGCTTCGGGAGCAACATCTGATAAACTGAGAACACCGGCAGGAAGATCATCGACGTGGAGgttctggagcctatcccagctaactatgggcagtaggcaggggacaccctgaactggttgccagccaatcgcagggcacaaggagacatacaaccattcacgcacacaatcgtacctacggacaatttagagtgttcaatcagcctaccatgcatgtttttgggatgtgggaggaaaccggagttcccggaggaaaaccacgcaggcacggggagaacatgcaaactccacacaggaaggccgaagcccgggattgaacccttgatctgagaactgtgaggcagacgtgctaaccactcagccaccgtgccgcctacccaaaacatatacagtataaagcacacaacagctctggatgctaactatctccataataatattgaaataagttggatcacacaatagtttaccgtgaagatctaAACTTTTTTTGACATCACTCTCCTGCTCCGTCACTAGATCAGGAGAGTGCTAAATGTCACTAGCAAACTTGACACATGTACGCTACTCGTCTCCTCCcatttttcctgttcattttacttttgctgctcattttgtgaaatgtcGACAAGGCTGTCCTCCAAATTAATATTCtgcttgggttcaaattgggAGGGCAGAACCGATGAAATGTTTATATAGTTAaaaagtgacactgtggaagtccggTTGCGTACGCAAGTGATGTCACAGCCctgcgtcgtcaacaacaatggcgacctactagttcaaatagtttgacaaattttattaaaacaaaaaaatttaagaggggttttaatatcaaattagtatGACtcacacatttatcttttaagaactacgtttttctatccgtggttcccatTAATCTCTCGATAGTTTAAAAGTAGAACAGTTACAAATGTTACTCCAATAATTGTTCACTAATCACACAATAAAAAAGTTATTTGAGAAGATATACATATATTGTGTATACAATACAATTTagattaaagaaataaaacaaagatGAGTAAAGTAACGACTACAAGGCGAGGCAATTTATTTATAGAGCAcaactactgcccgtagttagctgggataggctccagcacctccgcgaccctcgtgaggaaaagcggcatggaaaatgaatgaatgaatgaaagtcaACACGAGgctattcaaagtgctttacatcacatgaagatcttaaaaatcacattaaatcagaacgtaaaaacaaagataatcgaaacaggaaataaaattatacataaaaatcgcatttcatcacgaatagaataagaaaaaataaaaatactactactactaataataactgaaatcagcaatggagataaagcaaAAGAGGAATataaagcaaatagattgaaatatatagatagttatggatatgctgtgctaaGCAAGAGCGTTTTTagacctgatttaaaggagctaacagtttcagCATACTTAAAACTACATACTACAAACacgtaaataaatgttttcaatGGAGATAATTTTCATATTGTTTACTTGTTTGCTCATAATATCTTTTCTGTTTATTGACATCTATAATACAGTAAATTCTATTATCCTTGTGCTAAATGCAGTAGTTGCAAGCCTTTATTTATAAACTGTCCCTGGGGAATACTATTATACCTTTGATTTTGTTGGTGTTCTACAGGTGCTTCGAGGTACGGATTGCAACGAGGAGGACAAGGGCTCTAAATGGGGCGAGGAAATGAATGTGACAAATCTATGTAAACCTATGTCTGCATCCGACTTATCAGAGAGTCAGAATTCTGAAGGACCCGCTGATACCACCTGTAAACCAAATGGCACCTCACAGTTTGAGATAGACGCAAAGGCTGAAGTGGCAGCAGCAAGCGTGTGCTACTTGACATCAGAAAATCACGGACTGCCTGTGGCCGGACAAAAGAAAAGTGGCCGTTCAAGAAAAATAAAACCCTCAAAGATAGAGGACAAAATGTATACCCTTTCCGATGAACTTTTGATTGATCAACACAAAGGAATCAACACTATAATGCAAGTGCCAGCTAACATTCAAAATGCTGAGGCTGTACCCTACAATGTCAAAAGTCTTCTAAATGAGTTACCTCGCAATGAGACACCCGAAAATTGTACAGTGCCTGACCACAAACAAGGTGAAGGTGTCCCATTGGTGTCCAGAAGAAAAAGGGCAAGACCAAAGAGAAGAGATATTGCAGTTATTGAAAATGATGTTTCCGAGACTCCTTTTCCAAATGGGTTTTTCAGTCCTACAGCTAAAAAACTGATGTGTCAAGAAGGAGGACCTTCCTCAGCACCAGAGCAAGACAGTGGTTCTGTTGTTACCCCTAAAGAAGTGGAAGTTTCTCTTCCTCCTAAAAGTAGCACAACAGACGAGGCTATTGAAACATCTAACTTGCAAATTGACCAACAAATCCCTGCTAAAGTTTTTAAGCATGATGATGTTTCCCAGGTAAGCGGTGACACACATTTGAGGGATGAAACTGAGATTGATCAACTGCAGGTTAGTGATAGAGAACACCTGCAAACTAGTCAACAAAAAGAAAATGGACAACTCTGCCCAGGACCTACAGAATGTGATACAAACCAGCAGGTGGACAGAGATGGTGAGCATCTGCAGGTGAACCTTGGCGGGAGCAGAGGCGACCTGTCCCTTCACTCTGTAGAAAGAGGGATGACAAAGATTGGCATCAAAGTTTGCCTGTCGCCACAGGCTACAGAACTAGAACAAGAACAACCCGAAGAAGCTGAAGGTGCCTTGGCCCAGATTTCTAAGCAAGCAGTTCAGGAAACCTTAGGAAACaactttgattttaacaaataccccaaaatgcagTCAGTAGGTGATGAAAGTCTTAGGCAGCCAGAGAGTCCGAGCAACTGCGACTATTCAAAGAATGCTTGCTCTCCTTTGACAAGAGAGCCAAGTGATGGTGACATTGCAGTTTCTTTGGAAGAACCCCGTAAAACCCCTGAAGACTCATCTGCTGTCAAAGTTGAAAACATAGAGCCACCATTGGATTACTTAGATTCTAATCAGAGTGCCAAAATCCGCGCTGACGGTCAATACCGCCAACAAAACACTTTAAGACGGAAAAGAGGCCACAAGCGAAGAAGGAGAATAACTGCTTTGTTGCATCAAGCGAAAGgggaaactcaacccaatgtagaCAGTTGTGAAACAAATGCAATCGTTGACAAGAACATCATTTACATTCGAAAAGGCTCTAAAGTATTCTTGCAATGTGGCATCTGTAGCCGCACGTACAAATTTATGTCTCAGTACGTTGTACACCAACGCGTTCATACTGGAGAGCGACCCTTCGAATGCCCTGAATGCAAAAGAGGTTTCAGCAAGAAATCGAACTTAAATCTACATCTGAAGACTCACGTCAAGAATTCCTTGAATAAGGAATGTCCATACTGCAAAATTAAATTCTCAGATGACACTTACGATAGCCACATGATGACGCACAGTAAAGGGTTTAAAGATTTTAGCTTAAATAAAGTCGATAGCCCTGTAGAAACCCCTCCGAGACCTTTGACCCCTGATAAGAGTGAAAGCAAAGTGTGTCAGTACTGTGGGAAGTCGTTCAGATTTCAGTCTGCCCTCGTAAGACATGAACGTGTTCACACTGGGGAGAAACCTTACAAATGTGGTATTTGTGGCAAAGCTTTTGGGCAATCATATTTCCTCCGAGTACATGAGCTGACACACTGGTCGGTAAAGCGTTACAATTGCATAAGCTGTAAAAAATCCTTTAGTCATTACAGCAACGCAAAAAATCATACATGCAGACCTTTAGCAAGCAGCTCTGAAATACAACACAGAAGTCCGGCAGAGAAGCATTTATTGACTTACACGTGCCACATCTGCAAGAATGTTTTGGACAGCCTGCCCAAGTTCAACAAGCACATGAGAGATCACACTGGCGCAAAGCTCTATCGCTGTTTGTTTTGTGACAAACTGTTCGGTGTGCGATCTGAATTTAATGCCCATTGTAGTCAGTGCCAAGGTGAAAAAAATGGCTCCTGTGCTGCAGTCAAGGAGGAAGATAGAATGTCAGTCGTCAAGTACACGGTGTCCTCGAAAAGGATTTCAACAGAACAGAAATCAGACTTCCCTCCCACAGATTATAATGGTGAAACCAGTAAAAGCCTACAATCACGGATCAACTATAAGAAGTTGGTAAAGCCGTTCCAGCCGACAGTCCCACCCACTCATCTTCTTTCGCATTTTGTGTCAAAGTTAAACAAATTAGACAACCGATCAGACCCCAGGAGTTACTTGTGCCCAAGTTGCGGGCGTCTGTTCAGGCATGTTGGCAGACTCCGTGCCCACATGCTCACTCATCCGCCGCATCAAAGCTACACCTGTTCCTGTTGTGGAAAGACTCTTCAAAACTGGACCAAATTGTGGCGTCATCAAAGAGTCCACCGGCAACGTCAAGGCCGCTTCTCATGCTCGCTATGCGGGAAAAGATTCCGGTTTGTCGAGTCCTACAaaaaacacatgagcgaacaccCAGACTTCCACTGGATTCAGTCAAAGCCTAAAACGGTGTTCCTGCCTTATAATTGCGATCACTGCACAAGTCGTTTTAAAAGTCTTGATTTGTTGTTCAGTCACCAAGTTTGCCATTTCTCAGCACAGATCACACGTTTAGACTCTGTTTCAGATCAGTCCTCCGAGTGTTGTTCTGCACAGTCCAATCGTTTGTTGAATTCTACTGAAAACTACCCACCGGCAACAAGGTGTCCTGGACCGGAAAACGACACCTTTTTGGGCTGCCAAAATCAAGACTTGCAAACAAAGGACAATCCTATCCTGACTTTAAATTCATCGGACCAGAAGCAGGATCTTAGTTTGGATGAAATTGGCCAAAGTCACAGAAGCAACGGTTTTATGCGAGAGGCATCACCACATTGCCACAGAAAAGATGGCAATGTAATTAGAAAGCAAAAAGCAAATTCAACAACTGCACCCAAATACACATTCCCAAGTAAAGAGATAGCACAAGGTCTTATATGTGCTATGTGTGGTAAGGAATACACTACCGTTTCGGACCTTTATCATCATTATGTGAGACATGCACAAGGTCAGATGAAATAGCCAAGCGGTTATGACTGACTCTAGACGGGGCATATCCAACCAACCAACCTTGTAAAAACACtagaaaacattgtttttttgcgTCATAGCACTTAAATGTATATTTTGTCATGTTCAAAAACAATGCACCCCTGTTTGTAACCATTTTAGTTGTCTATCAGATGTATCCATTAAAAAGCAAATAACTTTTCTCACCTAATACTGGATTGTGTTTTTGTTACTCCTTTTTCAAGTGTGTCTTTGGATTCAGTTTCTAGCTCTGTTGACAGTAGCTAATAGAAATGTCACCTGAATTTGGATAATGACCAGCAGTGGGTGTTTGGTTCAACAACTTGTCAAACATGTAAATCTATCCTGGGATAGAGGCTATTTGGGTGTGATTTTGGAAGTAAAATAATACCACAAtttcaagataaataaaaaatgaaattctgaTCTTCATACCCGATGAAATATGATTTGATTAATTTCCGGCCATTGTTCTTGACTAACTGCtgacaaaaaaacggatatagactgaatttttatttcattgacTCCTGGAAGAATGTTTAACAGTTTTACACAATTGGATGTAATTAAATTGTGTTTATCAATAAATATctcttcaattttaatttgaGTCATCTGATCATTTGGCTGTTTCTATTACTTTTGCTGAAAACACTTAGCTCGTCTGTCCACGcatgggaaaaataagtacagtacTCGCAAACCACTGATTGAGCAAAATTTTCCCATCTTTCAAAGGATGAAGTATTTCTTGTTGGAGGTACACTTCGACTTTAAAAGTATTAatcatgtatcacacatgcatataggacaattttgaaattaggccaaattgggggtctcagaacggaacttcaagtcacctgagtgttttccgccatatacaaattaatttttaaaaaatgttaattttttaaaattacttttAAGGACCACAGAAAGctttcaaattgaaaaaaaaaatcaattttctgttcattatttctggAGTCAGGCATTATAAGGTTAACATGattttctgaacttcccctttagagAAAATAAAgtaactctttcctttctcttaaagatctgatcaattttccgttgcccttttttttttttttttttttttgcattaattcagcaagcttgttcttttttgtgtgtgccgaaaaacgtgcatttgaaccagtcagagctaactatccatgctgatcacatgtcagtatgtcagccaattgaaccggCAACTGGAGTCCCGGCCAGGGAGGGTGGTTAGCTGAGTGTATGAACACATCATCACGACACATCAGTCACACGCTGGGAGAACTCCGTGCTGTCcgtgaaataataaatatcggtggaaacggatgacgctacacaagcacttaatTATGCTTGTTGccaacttgtgtatgtaaatctgacactAGTAGATTGTTTTCCTGATGGTGATGCctgtatggggcgccgtttgtaaagcagcagatgctcaaaattacgacaacattttctcacatttagcgccacacagtgtttaaaatggtgttaaatttttagtcacttttttttttttgcatttacaacattatttagcaacttaaatatttatttttaaataagtagttaatgacctgattgtttaaatccagaactaaatatttaatttaaatcttaatctTATATCCtttatcctaaatgttaaatcaagaAACGGTCgggactaaatatttagcttaatatgcaaattcacatgactggagaccggaagtaataaaa
It includes:
- the si:dkeyp-84f3.9 gene encoding zinc finger protein 16; protein product: MGSKISFSRKRSDQFTVSELTTVTSHPCSPFHATTDCKEVLRGTDCNEEDKGSKWGEEMNVTNLCKPMSASDLSESQNSEGPADTTCKPNGTSQFEIDAKAEVAAASVCYLTSENHGLPVAGQKKSGRSRKIKPSKIEDKMYTLSDELLIDQHKGINTIMQVPANIQNAEAVPYNVKSLLNELPRNETPENCTVPDHKQGEGVPLVSRRKRARPKRRDIAVIENDVSETPFPNGFFSPTAKKLMCQEGGPSSAPEQDSGSVVTPKEVEVSLPPKSSTTDEAIETSNLQIDQQIPAKVFKHDDVSQVSGDTHLRDETEIDQLQVSDREHLQTSQQKENGQLCPGPTECDTNQQVDRDGEHLQVNLGGSRGDLSLHSVERGMTKIGIKVCLSPQATELEQEQPEEAEGALAQISKQAVQETLGNNFDFNKYPKMQSVGDESLRQPESPSNCDYSKNACSPLTREPSDGDIAVSLEEPRKTPEDSSAVKVENIEPPLDYLDSNQSAKIRADGQYRQQNTLRRKRGHKRRRRITALLHQAKGETQPNVDSCETNAIVDKNIIYIRKGSKVFLQCGICSRTYKFMSQYVVHQRVHTGERPFECPECKRGFSKKSNLNLHLKTHVKNSLNKECPYCKIKFSDDTYDSHMMTHSKGFKDFSLNKVDSPVETPPRPLTPDKSESKVCQYCGKSFRFQSALVRHERVHTGEKPYKCGICGKAFGQSYFLRVHELTHWSVKRYNCISCKKSFSHYSNAKNHTCRPLASSSEIQHRSPAEKHLLTYTCHICKNVLDSLPKFNKHMRDHTGAKLYRCLFCDKLFGVRSEFNAHCSQCQGEKNGSCAAVKEEDRMSVVKYTVSSKRISTEQKSDFPPTDYNGETSKSLQSRINYKKLVKPFQPTVPPTHLLSHFVSKLNKLDNRSDPRSYLCPSCGRLFRHVGRLRAHMLTHPPHQSYTCSCCGKTLQNWTKLWRHQRVHRQRQGRFSCSLCGKRFRFVESYKKHMSEHPDFHWIQSKPKTVFLPYNCDHCTSRFKSLDLLFSHQVCHFSAQITRLDSVSDQSSECCSAQSNRLLNSTENYPPATRCPGPENDTFLGCQNQDLQTKDNPILTLNSSDQKQDLSLDEIGQSHRSNGFMREASPHCHRKDGNVIRKQKANSTTAPKYTFPSKEIAQGLICAMCGKEYTTVSDLYHHYVRHAQGQMK